Proteins encoded within one genomic window of Episyrphus balteatus chromosome 1, idEpiBalt1.1, whole genome shotgun sequence:
- the LOC129905772 gene encoding uncharacterized protein B0495.5, whose product MLQNIYRTSSRLISFNSRSYSFVSFNKTPRLYNLARSPSHYLYQTLIISRQMAASLPEHTNRLAQEKSPYLLQHAHNPVDWYPWGDEAIQRAKDEKKLIFLSVGYSTCHWCHVMEHESFENPEVAKIMNENFINIKVDREERPDIDKIYMNFVVMMNGSGGWPMSVWLTPDLAPITAGTYFPPKSRWGMPGFTTVLETIAAKWKTDQKELAATGLKVIEGIRSTLTQKPSDAGFEPGSAEAKLHEAVRIFKYKFDSQFGGFGDHPKFPEVSRLNFLFHAYIVSKDEDILDMATKSLKKIGNGGIHDHVFGGFARYSVDRKWHVPHFEKMLYDQGQLMSSYSNAFMLTKDKAFLDFADGIFRYIMKDLRHPTGGFFSGEDADSLPTAGDKVKVEGAFYAWTWSEIRDAIAENGDKYMMSEDEVVKIYCHHYDVRKEGNVEPSSDPHGHLLAKNILIVRESPEETCDKFQLSPEQLKEILKTTNGILHEIRDKRPRPHLDTKIITSWNGLILSGLSKLANCNSDKREEYMKAAGELYKFARNSLFDKERKVLLRSCYGDGAELAEILSQRIDGFLDDYAFLIKGLLDYYKASLNSEVLDWAKELQDIQDTLFWDDKDGGYFYSHAHSPNVVVRLKEDSDGAEPCGNSVSATNLVLLSYYFDDDNYRQKANKLFDYFSATDPFGYVLPKMMSGLLLNELGLDLVAVVGPDTEITKQFVEVLQRFYIPGMIIVHVDPENPTASSQKTQDKFKMVNGKPTVYICHDKVCRMPLTDPKKLEENLKENYLTKHR is encoded by the exons ATGTTGCAAAATATCTATCGAACCAGCAGTCGTCTTATATCATTCAATTCACGTTCATACAGTTTCGTGTCCTTTAACAAAACTCCAAGATTATATAATCTTGCAAG ATCACCTTCCCACTATCTCTATCAAACATTGATAATTAGTCGCCAGATGGCAGCTAGTCTACCCGAACACACAAACCGGTTGGCCCAAGAAAAGTCCCCCTATCTCCTGCAACATGCCCACAACCCCGTCGACTGGTATCCGTGGGGTGACGAGGCCATTCAAAGAGCCAAAGACGAGAAGAAGTTAATCTTCCTCTCAGTCGGCTACTCCACTTGTCACTGGTGTCATGTAATGGAACATGAATCCTTTGAAAATCCCGAAGTGGCCaaaataatgaatgagaactttaTCAATATCAAAGTCGATCGGGAGGAGCGACCGGATATCGACAAAATCTATATGAATTTTGTCGTAATGATGAATGGAAGTGGCGGTTGGCCAATGTCAGTTTGGTTGACCCCAGATCTGGCTCCAATTACAGCCGGAACGTATTTCCCACCCAAGTCGAGGTGGGGAATGCCTGGGTTTACCACTGTTCTTGAAACCATTGCCGCCAAATGGAAGACAGATCAGAAGGAGCTGGCGGCAACTGGTCTCAAGGTTATCGAAGGTATTCGAAGCACTTTGACTCAGAAACCAAGCGATGCTGGTTTCGAGCCAGGCAGTGCCGAAGCGAAGCTCCACGAAGCTGTGCGAATCTTTAAATACAAGTTCGATAGTCAATTCGGTGGATTTGGGGATCATCCCAAATTTCCCGAAGTCTCTCGATTGAATTTCCTTTTCCATGCTTATATTGTTAGCAAGGATGAGGATATTCTTGATATGGCAACCAAGTCATTGAAGAAGATCGGGAATGGAGGTATTCACGATCATGTATTTGGTGGATTTGCACGGTATTCAGTGGACCGGAAATGGCATGTTCCACATTTTGAGAAAATGCTCTACGATCAGGGGCAATTGATGTCTTCCTATTCGAATGCTTTCATGTTGACTAAAGATAAGGCATTTCTTGATTTTGCCGATGGGATTTTTCGTTATATTATGAAGGATCTGCGGCATCCAACTGGGGGATTCTTTTCAGGAGAAGATGCAGATTCTTTGCCAACAGCTGGGGATAAGGTTAAAGTCGAAGGGGCTTTTTATGCATGGACTTGGTCAGAGATTCGTGATGCTATTGCAGAAAATGGAGACAAATACATGATGAGTGAGGATGAGGTCGTTAAGATCTATTGTCATCATTATGACGTTCGTAAGGAAGGCAATGTGGAGCCATCCAGTGATCCACATGGTCATTTGTTGGCAAAGAATATATTGATTGTTAGAGAATCTCCAGAAGAAACTTGTGATAAGTTTCAGTTGTCTCCAGAACAACTGAAGGAAATACTGAAGACTACAAATGGAATTCTTCATGAGATTAGGGACAAACGACCACGTCCTCATTTGGACACGAAGATTATTACTTCGTGGAATGGATTGATTCTGTCTGGTTTGTCTAAATTAGCCAATTGCAACAGTGACAAAAGAGAAGAATACATGAAGGCTGCAGGGGAGTTGTATAAATTTGCAAGAAATTCTCTGTTTGACAAGGAGCGGAAGGTTCTTTTGCGGTCGTGTTATGGAGATGGAGCTGAATTGGCTGAGATTTT ATCACAGAGAATCGATGGGTTCCTTGATGATTATGCCTTTCTCATCAAAGGTCTACTTGACTACTATAAGGCTTCGTTGAATTCGGAAGTCCTTGATTGGGCTAAGGAGTTGCAGGATATTCAGGATACTCTGTTTTGGGATGATAAAGATGGAGGGTATTTCTATTCGCATGCACACTCGCCAAATGTTGTTGTGAGACTTAAGGAAG ATAGCGATGGAGCAGAACCATGTGGTAATAGTGTCTCAGCTACGAATCTCGTTCTCCTCTCCTACTATTTCGATGATGACAATTACCGACAAAAAGCTAACAAACTCTTTGATTATTTCTCTGCAACTGATCCATTTGGTTATGTTCTTCCAAAAATGATGTCAGGTTTGCTACTCAATGAATTAGGTCTCGATTTGGTAGCAGTTGTTGGGCCTGATACAGAAATAACTAAACAATTTGTCGAAGTCTTGCAAAGGTTTTACATTCCTGGAATGATTATTGTGCATGTTGATCCGGAAAATCCGACAGCGAGTAGTCAAAAGACACAGGATAAATTCAAAATGGTCAATGGAAAGCCTACGGTGTATATATGTCATGATAAAGTCTGTCGAATGCCATTAACTGATCCGAAGAAATTGGAAGAGAATCTGAAGGAAAATTACTTGACAAAGCATCGTTAA